In the Chryseobacterium sp. MYb264 genome, one interval contains:
- a CDS encoding HAD-IA family hydrolase — protein sequence MKNIELLVLDMAGTTIDEDNVVYKTVMNSVNDYGYNVKLDKVLSVCAGMEKLEAITSLLKEIGGNENDAHAIFENFSDQLKEAYQNLDVKPINGVENFLLNMRSKNKKVVLNTGYTSEIAQQLLDKLQWKENIHFDALITANDVSESRPSPEMILLAMKKFNISKPELVLKAGDSVIDIEEGKNAGCGLTIAVLSGAQTQSELEKSYPDYILNTISEAETFLN from the coding sequence ATGAAGAATATAGAATTATTGGTTCTGGATATGGCCGGAACTACTATAGATGAAGACAATGTGGTGTACAAAACGGTGATGAACTCGGTAAACGATTATGGTTATAACGTCAAGTTAGACAAAGTTTTATCAGTCTGCGCCGGGATGGAAAAACTGGAAGCTATCACAAGTTTATTAAAAGAAATTGGTGGAAATGAAAACGATGCGCACGCCATTTTTGAAAACTTTTCAGATCAGTTAAAAGAAGCTTATCAAAATTTAGATGTAAAACCGATCAATGGTGTTGAAAATTTCCTGTTGAATATGAGGTCTAAAAATAAAAAAGTGGTTTTAAATACAGGCTATACTTCCGAAATCGCGCAACAGCTTTTAGATAAATTGCAATGGAAAGAAAATATTCATTTTGATGCTTTAATTACCGCAAATGATGTTTCTGAAAGTCGTCCAAGCCCGGAAATGATTTTGTTGGCGATGAAAAAGTTTAATATTAGTAAACCTGAATTGGTTTTAAAAGCAGGAGATTCTGTTATTGATATTGAAGAAGGCAAAAATGCAGGTTGTGGATTGACAATTGCCGTTCTCTCAGGGGCTCAGACGCAATCTGAACTGGAAAAATCATATCCCGACTATATTTTAAATACTATTTCTGAGGCTGAAACTTTTCTTAACTAA
- a CDS encoding YqaE/Pmp3 family membrane protein translates to MLLAILLPFLSFIVRGKILTGILCLILQITLIGWIPAAIWAALSLNNERAEKRNKQLIRAMRENKK, encoded by the coding sequence ATGTTACTAGCCATTTTATTACCCTTCCTTTCATTTATCGTTCGTGGAAAAATTCTTACGGGAATTCTCTGTCTGATATTACAAATCACGTTGATCGGCTGGATTCCCGCTGCGATTTGGGCCGCATTATCACTGAATAATGAAAGAGCTGAAAAGAGAAACAAACAGTTAATCAGAGCTATGCGTGAAAATAAAAAGTAA
- a CDS encoding alkaline phosphatase family protein has protein sequence MKTKLFSMAVLVGCSLMAQTKKILFIGIDGCRADVMMSSNTPNIHNLINQSIYSLDGLCAATTWSGNGWSTMLTGAWHTKHNVQDNNFTSPNFTNYPDFMTRAEAYNPNLRTISLAHWSPINDIIVQNADVKTNYGTDLAVKNAAVGALQSDNPDILFIDFDDVDHAGHSYGFNSNTSQYVSSIETTDAYIGEIVAAMKNRTTYNNEDWMVVLTTDHGATDTSHGGGSLSERDIFTIYSNPNFTPQQISKTIVESNKTFNQLSFPAGTYAKPANQTPFNFGATQDFTIEFWVKPNASYSSDPVMISNKNWANGKYKGFVISGYSGQTFKMNIGDGVNRIDLVGGKAETNQWKHIAVSFDREGLVTMYEDGVPVTFAKMNTIGNIDSGLPLTINQDGTNVYGQNLAASYKDIRIWKSALPNDVIVNWANQDITSSHPYYSQLLANWKCDETSGNTLVDSSVNANNAAVTGSPARDLATTSNFKIFNYLSTTRETDHLPTVLNWLCIPVQASWGIDGVNRVPVCQGNVLGVNDVKLKNNDFELFPNPVTHDINVRYKSDEKELKVEIIDAKGSILTSKKMNSLNGNYNEKLNIENYPNGIYFVKINGSKNSLTKTFIKK, from the coding sequence ATGAAAACAAAACTATTTTCAATGGCTGTTCTGGTTGGCTGTTCTTTAATGGCTCAAACCAAAAAAATTCTTTTCATCGGTATCGACGGCTGCAGGGCAGATGTGATGATGTCTTCAAACACACCCAACATCCACAATCTGATTAATCAATCAATCTATTCTCTGGACGGACTTTGCGCGGCAACAACTTGGAGTGGAAACGGTTGGAGCACGATGTTAACAGGAGCCTGGCACACGAAACACAACGTTCAGGACAACAATTTTACAAGTCCGAATTTCACGAATTATCCTGATTTCATGACGAGAGCAGAAGCTTATAATCCGAATTTAAGAACGATTTCTTTGGCACATTGGTCGCCGATTAATGATATTATTGTTCAGAATGCAGATGTAAAAACAAATTACGGAACCGATTTGGCCGTAAAAAATGCTGCTGTCGGCGCTTTACAAAGTGATAATCCTGACATTTTATTTATTGATTTTGATGATGTTGACCACGCGGGACATTCTTACGGATTCAATTCTAATACTTCGCAATATGTTTCTTCGATTGAAACGACAGATGCTTACATCGGCGAAATTGTTGCCGCTATGAAAAACCGCACGACTTACAATAATGAAGACTGGATGGTGGTTTTAACGACAGATCACGGCGCGACAGATACTTCTCACGGTGGCGGAAGTCTTTCAGAAAGAGATATTTTTACGATTTATTCCAACCCGAATTTTACTCCTCAGCAGATCAGCAAAACAATTGTTGAATCCAATAAAACTTTCAATCAGCTAAGTTTTCCGGCAGGTACTTATGCAAAACCGGCGAATCAAACACCCTTTAATTTTGGAGCTACTCAGGATTTTACCATTGAATTTTGGGTAAAACCGAATGCAAGCTATTCCAGCGATCCGGTAATGATCAGCAATAAAAACTGGGCAAATGGTAAATATAAAGGTTTTGTGATTTCAGGATATTCCGGGCAGACTTTTAAAATGAATATTGGCGATGGTGTAAACAGAATAGACTTGGTAGGCGGAAAAGCAGAAACCAACCAGTGGAAACATATTGCCGTAAGCTTCGACAGAGAGGGGCTTGTGACGATGTATGAAGATGGTGTACCTGTGACTTTTGCTAAAATGAATACTATTGGAAATATAGATTCCGGGCTTCCTTTAACGATTAATCAAGACGGGACAAATGTGTACGGACAAAATCTGGCGGCTTCTTACAAAGACATCAGAATTTGGAAATCTGCGCTTCCGAATGATGTAATCGTGAATTGGGCCAATCAGGATATTACGTCTTCGCATCCTTATTACAGTCAGTTATTGGCAAATTGGAAATGCGATGAAACTTCAGGAAATACTTTGGTAGATTCAAGTGTAAATGCAAATAATGCTGCAGTTACAGGTTCTCCGGCAAGAGATTTAGCAACAACAAGCAACTTTAAGATATTCAATTATTTATCAACAACAAGAGAAACGGATCACTTGCCGACGGTGTTGAACTGGCTTTGTATTCCGGTTCAGGCTTCTTGGGGAATTGATGGGGTGAATAGAGTTCCGGTTTGTCAAGGGAATGTTTTAGGCGTTAATGATGTGAAATTAAAAAATAATGATTTTGAATTGTTTCCAAATCCTGTCACTCACGATATTAATGTGAGATATAAATCGGATGAAAAGGAATTGAAAGTTGAAATTATCGATGCAAAAGGTTCCATCTTAACTTCTAAAAAGATGAATTCTTTGAACGGAAATTATAATGAAAAACTGAATATCGAAAATTATCCGAACGGAATTTATTTTGTTAAAATCAATGGAAGTAAAAATTCTTTAACCAAAACTTTTATCAAAAAGTAA
- a CDS encoding YARHG domain-containing protein: MKLTLALLFFSGIIGNNHAQELKDCSVCSTQMIKPEQIEALSIDEIRLLNNEIFARNGYRFENPRFQQFFAEKPWYHPVNDNKSIVYNTTEKQNIKLFQERTGQLKVRQEAVVTQLKDLKTLVMNGKITELKSKYNFSYEPQYSKEESELLKRVFQKVNVDDIHYYKNKGLHSVTVDNGFVKIVYEIAIENNKINLFYNYMAHSKIIANFDVFTDYHSEEEYMYNWQFEFTNNKLQFIRLAIAG, from the coding sequence GTGAAATTAACACTAGCCCTTTTATTTTTTTCCGGAATCATCGGTAATAATCATGCTCAAGAGCTAAAAGACTGTTCAGTATGTTCAACACAGATGATCAAACCTGAGCAGATCGAAGCGTTGAGCATTGATGAAATTCGTCTGTTAAACAACGAAATTTTTGCACGAAACGGCTATCGATTTGAGAACCCAAGGTTTCAGCAATTTTTCGCAGAAAAACCATGGTATCATCCCGTAAATGACAATAAAAGCATTGTTTATAACACCACCGAAAAGCAGAATATCAAACTTTTCCAGGAAAGAACCGGACAGCTAAAAGTACGTCAGGAAGCAGTGGTCACTCAATTGAAAGATCTGAAGACATTGGTGATGAACGGAAAAATTACTGAGCTGAAATCAAAATATAACTTCTCTTACGAACCCCAATATTCAAAAGAAGAATCAGAACTGCTCAAGCGTGTATTTCAAAAGGTCAATGTAGATGATATTCATTATTACAAAAACAAAGGACTCCACAGCGTAACCGTAGACAATGGCTTTGTAAAAATTGTTTATGAAATCGCCATTGAGAATAACAAAATCAATTTGTTTTATAACTACATGGCCCATTCCAAGATTATTGCCAATTTTGATGTGTTTACCGATTATCATTCTGAAGAGGAATATATGTATAACTGGCAATTTGAGTTTACCAACAATAAATTACAATTCATTCGCTTAGCCATTGCAGGATAA
- a CDS encoding bifunctional helix-turn-helix transcriptional regulator/GNAT family N-acetyltransferase — MNVFDKTGKMALGSRMRVLTAKMTDDAAKIYEMYNVEGFIPKWFPVYFLLSEEGEKTITEIAEEIGHSQPSVTKIVKEMTKEGFIDDSIQSADKRRNVVALSEKGMALSDKIKIQCQDIDNAVELMLNEASHNLWEAIKEWEHLLEKKSLFKRVQDQKKNRESKEVEIVEYEEKYQQAFKDLNEEWISTYFEMEEADYKALDHPKEYILDKGGKILVALYQNEPVGVCALIKMNDPNYDFEMAKMAVSPRVQGKSIGWLLGQAVAKKAKEMGGSTLYLESNTILKPAINLYYKLGFEKVAGNPSPYKRANIHMVLDLKD, encoded by the coding sequence ATGAATGTTTTTGATAAAACCGGGAAAATGGCTTTAGGAAGCAGAATGAGAGTTTTAACTGCTAAAATGACAGACGATGCGGCTAAAATCTATGAGATGTATAATGTGGAAGGGTTTATTCCGAAATGGTTTCCGGTCTATTTTTTACTTTCCGAAGAAGGAGAAAAAACGATCACCGAAATTGCTGAAGAAATCGGACATTCCCAGCCTTCTGTGACGAAAATAGTGAAGGAAATGACGAAGGAAGGATTTATTGACGACAGCATCCAGTCGGCGGACAAGCGCAGAAATGTGGTTGCTCTTTCGGAAAAAGGAATGGCGCTTTCAGACAAAATAAAGATCCAGTGTCAGGATATCGACAATGCGGTAGAATTGATGTTGAATGAAGCTTCACACAATCTTTGGGAAGCCATTAAAGAATGGGAACATCTTTTGGAAAAAAAATCTTTGTTTAAAAGGGTTCAGGATCAGAAGAAAAACCGCGAAAGTAAAGAAGTTGAAATTGTGGAATATGAAGAAAAATATCAGCAGGCATTTAAAGATCTGAATGAAGAATGGATCTCAACTTATTTTGAAATGGAAGAAGCCGATTATAAAGCGCTGGATCATCCGAAGGAATATATTCTCGATAAAGGCGGAAAAATTTTGGTCGCGCTTTATCAAAATGAGCCTGTCGGCGTCTGTGCATTAATTAAAATGAATGATCCCAACTATGATTTTGAAATGGCAAAAATGGCCGTTTCACCAAGGGTTCAAGGGAAAAGTATTGGCTGGCTTTTAGGTCAGGCGGTTGCAAAAAAAGCAAAAGAAATGGGCGGTTCTACCCTATATCTGGAAAGCAATACCATACTGAAACCTGCGATTAATCTCTATTATAAATTAGGTTTTGAGAAAGTAGCGGGTAATCCTTCACCTTACAAACGCGCCAATATTCACATGGTTTTAGATTTAAAAGATTAA